One Nicotiana tomentosiformis chromosome 4, ASM39032v3, whole genome shotgun sequence genomic window carries:
- the LOC138910446 gene encoding uncharacterized protein: MHEKLIDVIDEHEDLILQSVYDVECFHYKKKEHWKRNCKEYLATLKDKKQGEILMKNIFKVSLATTNSSLRVLDTGSSYNICYILKGLKISMRLKKGEVNLQVGNGAKVAAIAVGSISLIMPSGKVLMLDDCYYVPKFISNIISASMLDKRGFRNNIRNGICSIYYGDDFYANGYLQHDVYVLPNVNANSIMQVSTLKGKRDKVNHTYLWHCRLGHIGE, encoded by the coding sequence ATGCATGAAAAGCTCATTGATGTGATCGATGAGCATGAAGATTTGATCTTGCAGTCAGTATATGATGTTGAATGTTTTCACTATAAGAAGAAAGAGCATTGGAAGAGAAACTGCAAGGAGTATCTTGCAACTCTAAAGGACAAGAAACAAGGTGAgatattaatgaaaaatattttcaaggttTCTTTAGCTACTACTAATTCTTCACTGCGGGTATTGGATACTGGAAGTAGTTATAACATCTGCTATATATTGAAAGGGTTAAAGATAAGTATGAGACTAAAGAAAGGAGAGGTTAATCTACAAGTTGGAAATGGTGCAAAAGTTGCAGCCATAGCTGTAggatcaatttctttaataatgcctTCGGGCAAAGTACTTATGTTAGATGATTGTTATTATGTTCCTAAATTTATTTCTAACATAATTTCAGCTTCTATGTTGGACAAGCGTGGGTTTCGCAATAACATACGCAATGGTATTTGTTCTATTTATTATGGTGATGATTTTTATGCGAATGGCTATCTCCAACATGATGTTTATGTCTTACCTAATGTGAATGCAAATTCGATTATGCAAGTTTCTACTCTTAAGGGAAAAAGAGATAAAGTGAATCACACATACCTTTGGCATTGTAGACTTGGTCATATTGGAGAGtaa